In Desulfobacterales bacterium, the sequence TACCTCAGTATGACGTCCTTTCGGAATTGATTCATTTTCTCATGTCCGAATGCTGTACCGGGGTTGGTGATGTCCCGGGTGCTCCCGGGTGTTTTGAAGGGGAATAAGCGGTAGCATCAGATACCTGGAAGGGGGATCCGTTTTTTTGCATGGCTGAGAAGATATGGATTTTGATATGTCCGGAGATGGAGATATCCGGGTATATTTTACGGTTTATAATTCTATTATTTTAGAAGTATAAAATTAAAAAAAGGAGTCATCTCAAATGGACAGTATTCTGGTGATGACGAAAAATGCGCTGGGCTTTTTTGCCTGGACGGTGACTGAGTTGATGGTGCTGTTTGTCGGAATCAGTTTTATCGTAGGGGTGATCAACGAATTTGTTCCCGGCGAAAAAATTCAGGGGATGCTCTCTTCCAGAAAAGGCCGGGGGTATATCGTGGGGGCAGGTCTGGGCGCCCTGACACCGTTTTGCAGCTGTTCAACCATTCCGATTACGGTCGGGTTGCTCAAGGCAGGCGCGGGATTCGGCTCGACCATGTCATTTCTGTTTTCCTCGCCGCTGGTCAATCCGGTGATTGTCAGCCTGTTTTTCATGGCCTTCGGATTGAACGCAACGCTGATCTATTCCATTATGGCTCTGCTCATGGCCATATCGGTCAGTTTTTTGCTCGAAAAATTTAACTTTCAGCGGTTTGTCCGTAATGATGTGCTGGTTGAAAACATAGCCTGTTGCTGCACCCCACCCAAATCGAATCCGGCGGCGGAACCTTTTCCGATGGCGCAAAATACCGGATGCTGTCAGACGGAGATTTTTCCCATGGCCGCCAACGATCCTGCCGGAATTTTGGCAGCAGCTTCCGGAGTCGGCCGATGGCATCGCATATTCATG encodes:
- a CDS encoding permease, giving the protein MDSILVMTKNALGFFAWTVTELMVLFVGISFIVGVINEFVPGEKIQGMLSSRKGRGYIVGAGLGALTPFCSCSTIPITVGLLKAGAGFGSTMSFLFSSPLVNPVIVSLFFMAFGLNATLIYSIMALLMAISVSFLLEKFNFQRFVRNDVLVENIACCCTPPKSNPAAEPFPMAQNTGCCQTEIFPMAANDPAGILAAASGVGRWHRIFMESVMQFKHFLPYILIGVALGALAYGFVPEAFLLRYAGRDNILAVPFSAVIGVPLYVRVETMIPVAIALIDKGMSLGAVVALVIGGAGASIPEVVMLKRIFKLPMLSAFLLAIFWMAVGTGLVFNLMV